The following proteins are encoded in a genomic region of Terriglobia bacterium:
- a CDS encoding 3-carboxy-cis,cis-muconate cycloisomerase encodes MSLLEPLFRWKAVEELFSDRARLQGMLDFEAALARAEVRAGVIPAPAAPAIAAKCRAELFDTEALARAAGLAGNPAIPLVKQLTALVGAADKEAQRFVHWGATSQDAIDSGFVLQLRGALQHIEAELERLAGALAQLADKHRATPVAGRTWMQQALPTTFGLKAAGWLDAVTRHRARLAEVRRRVLVVQFGGAVGTLAALGNKGLDVAAALGEELHLGVPDLPWHAQRDRVGEVATTLGLLSGTLGKIARDISLHTQTEVGELFEPAAEGRGGSSTMPHKRNPVTSAVTLAAATRIPGLVSTILSAMVQEQERGLGGWHAEWETMPEIIGLAAGALHHLTEAITGLELNAEHMAGNLELTHGLLFAEAAQMALGRALGRQAAHDLVQAACQRAQTEKRHLRAVLGDDPIAARNLAKEDLDRLFDPRQYLGVSEQFIDRVLAAHSSQQTKTSGESR; translated from the coding sequence ATGAGCTTGCTGGAACCGTTGTTCCGATGGAAAGCGGTGGAAGAGCTGTTTTCCGACCGCGCGCGCCTGCAAGGCATGCTGGATTTCGAAGCCGCGCTGGCCCGCGCGGAAGTGCGCGCGGGGGTTATCCCCGCGCCGGCGGCGCCCGCCATCGCCGCAAAATGCCGTGCCGAGCTGTTCGACACCGAAGCCCTGGCTCGCGCCGCGGGGCTTGCCGGCAACCCCGCCATTCCCCTCGTCAAGCAGCTCACCGCTCTTGTCGGAGCAGCCGACAAAGAAGCGCAGCGCTTTGTCCACTGGGGCGCCACGAGCCAGGACGCTATCGACAGCGGCTTCGTGCTGCAGTTGCGCGGGGCGCTGCAGCACATCGAAGCGGAACTCGAACGCCTGGCGGGCGCGCTAGCGCAGCTCGCCGATAAGCACCGCGCCACTCCGGTGGCCGGCCGCACCTGGATGCAGCAGGCGCTGCCGACAACATTCGGCTTGAAGGCCGCGGGCTGGCTGGATGCGGTCACGCGGCATCGCGCGCGGCTCGCAGAGGTGCGCCGCCGCGTGCTTGTCGTGCAGTTCGGCGGCGCCGTCGGCACGCTTGCCGCCCTGGGCAACAAGGGCCTGGATGTGGCCGCGGCCCTGGGCGAAGAGCTGCATCTCGGCGTGCCCGATCTTCCCTGGCACGCGCAGCGGGATCGCGTGGGCGAAGTGGCCACCACGCTCGGGCTGCTTAGCGGAACGCTCGGCAAGATCGCGCGAGACATCTCGCTGCACACCCAGACCGAAGTCGGCGAACTCTTCGAACCCGCCGCGGAAGGGCGCGGCGGCTCTTCCACCATGCCGCACAAGCGCAATCCGGTGACCTCCGCGGTAACCCTGGCGGCAGCCACGCGCATACCCGGGCTGGTAAGCACGATCCTCAGCGCCATGGTCCAGGAGCAGGAGCGCGGGCTGGGCGGCTGGCACGCCGAGTGGGAGACGATGCCGGAGATTATCGGGCTGGCCGCCGGGGCTCTGCACCACCTGACGGAAGCCATAACGGGTCTCGAACTGAACGCCGAACACATGGCCGGAAATCTCGAGCTGACCCACGGTTTGCTCTTCGCGGAAGCGGCGCAAATGGCCCTGGGCCGCGCCCTGGGACGCCAGGCAGCTCACGATCTGGTGCAGGCGGCATGCCAGCGGGCGCAGACGGAGAAGCGCCACCTGCGCGCCGTCCTCGGCGACGACCCCATTGCCGCCAGGAATCTTGCGAAAGAGGATCTCGACCGGCTCTTCGACCCGCGCCAATATCTCGGCGTCTCGGAGCAATTCATCGACCGCGTGCTGGCGGCGCATTCCTCCCAGCAGACAAAAACATCCGGCGAAAGCAGGTGA
- the pcaD gene encoding 3-oxoadipate enol-lactonase, giving the protein MPFVEYGDLRVNYALTGAASAPVLILSNSLGTNFSMWDAQLPALEKEFRVLRYDTRGHGQTSVTPGPYTIEQLSRDVLGLLDALHLDRAHFCGLSMGGMIGMWLGAHAAERFRKIVLCNTAAKIGTAETWSARIEAVRKGGMQAVAPAVIERWFTPEFRASAAAIVAPALRMLENSPAEGYMACCAALGAMDQREALAAIRVPALVIAGARDPVTPPAEGRFLAERIPGAQYAELPTAHLSNVEAPAQFTAELIRFLKA; this is encoded by the coding sequence ATGCCCTTCGTGGAATACGGAGACTTGCGCGTAAATTACGCGCTGACGGGAGCGGCCAGCGCACCCGTGCTGATCCTTTCGAACTCGCTGGGCACGAATTTCTCCATGTGGGACGCGCAACTGCCGGCGCTCGAGAAAGAGTTCCGCGTGCTCCGCTACGACACACGCGGTCATGGCCAGACCTCCGTGACGCCCGGCCCGTACACGATCGAACAGCTCTCCCGCGACGTTCTCGGGCTGCTCGATGCCCTGCACCTCGACCGCGCGCACTTCTGCGGCCTCTCCATGGGCGGGATGATCGGCATGTGGCTGGGCGCGCACGCCGCGGAGCGCTTCCGCAAAATCGTGCTTTGCAACACCGCTGCGAAGATCGGCACCGCGGAAACCTGGAGCGCGCGCATCGAAGCCGTGCGCAAGGGCGGCATGCAGGCGGTGGCCCCCGCAGTGATCGAACGCTGGTTTACGCCGGAGTTCCGGGCGTCTGCCGCGGCCATCGTCGCGCCCGCGCTGCGCATGCTGGAAAACTCCCCGGCGGAAGGCTACATGGCCTGCTGCGCGGCACTCGGGGCGATGGACCAGCGCGAAGCCCTGGCGGCGATTCGCGTGCCCGCGCTGGTGATCGCCGGCGCCAGGGACCCCGTGACGCCGCCCGCCGAGGGCCGCTTCCTCGCCGAACGGATTCCCGGAGCGCAATACGCCGAGCTTCCCACGGCGCACCTTTCGAACGTCGAAGCACCCGCGCAATTCACCGCGGAACTCATCCGTTTTCTGAAGGCCTGA
- the pcaC gene encoding 4-carboxymuconolactone decarboxylase codes for MDESERYQQGMGVRRAVLGDAHVDRSLQNKNEFNQEFQDLITRYAWGEIWTRPGLPRHTRSCITLAMMVALNRGEELRMHLRAAFNNGVTREEIKEVLLQTAIYCGVPAANSAFHIAEEVFAEINFKR; via the coding sequence ATGGACGAAAGCGAACGGTATCAGCAGGGGATGGGCGTGCGCCGCGCCGTTCTAGGCGACGCGCACGTGGACCGCTCGTTGCAGAACAAGAACGAATTCAACCAAGAGTTTCAGGACCTGATCACGCGCTACGCCTGGGGCGAAATCTGGACGCGGCCCGGCTTGCCGCGGCATACGCGGAGCTGCATCACCCTGGCGATGATGGTGGCGCTGAACCGCGGCGAGGAGCTGCGCATGCATCTCCGCGCGGCGTTCAACAACGGCGTAACCCGCGAGGAGATCAAGGAAGTCCTGCTGCAAACCGCCATCTACTGCGGCGTGCCCGCGGCCAATTCCGCGTTCCACATCGCGGAAGAAGTATTCGCGGAGATCAACTTTAAGCGCTAG
- a CDS encoding aldehyde dehydrogenase family protein translates to MVSTPYIGGKAIDVPASALTDVVNPANQRSFAKVFMAQEQHMRAAIDAADAAKAAWAATPPCERERLLHRAADELEAARQEIVDLLIDEGGSTFGKAMFEVPMAANMVRSIAGEARRIHGDVFPSDSPGLISLAIRRPLGVVAGISPFNFPVILSLKKVAFALAAGNTFVLKPSEETSLVGLKLAEVFNRAGVPPGVFNVVPGDGPTLARVIFDDPRVKLVTFTGSTAVGRIIATECAKRGKRVVLEMGGKSPVIVLKDADLDYAVNTACFGIFIHQGQICMAGSRIIVEAPIYEEFLKRFAAKAQTMKVGDPRDPHTVIGPLIRSAQCPMIDGKVKAAVAAGARLLTGGRYEGNFYHPTVLADVTPEMAAFRDELFGPVAAVSKAKDADHALALANTSVYGLSSAVLTNDLQLAMRFALELEAGMVHLNGPTIHDEATVPFGGVKDSGSGREGGRWSIDEMTEVKWVTIQMGRHPYPF, encoded by the coding sequence ATGGTTTCTACCCCTTATATCGGTGGCAAGGCCATTGATGTTCCGGCATCCGCGCTGACGGACGTCGTCAATCCCGCGAATCAGCGCTCGTTCGCCAAGGTGTTCATGGCGCAGGAGCAGCACATGCGCGCGGCCATTGATGCCGCGGATGCCGCGAAGGCCGCATGGGCAGCCACTCCCCCGTGCGAGCGCGAGCGCCTCCTCCACCGGGCTGCCGATGAACTGGAAGCGGCGCGCCAGGAAATCGTGGACCTCCTGATCGACGAAGGCGGCTCCACCTTTGGAAAAGCCATGTTCGAAGTGCCCATGGCCGCGAACATGGTGCGGTCCATCGCCGGCGAAGCTCGCCGTATCCATGGCGACGTCTTCCCGTCGGACTCGCCCGGCCTGATCTCCCTGGCCATCCGCCGCCCGCTCGGCGTGGTCGCGGGTATTTCACCGTTCAACTTTCCGGTAATTCTCTCTTTGAAGAAGGTGGCCTTCGCCCTGGCTGCCGGCAACACGTTTGTCCTTAAGCCCTCGGAGGAAACCTCCCTCGTCGGACTCAAGCTCGCCGAAGTCTTCAATCGGGCGGGCGTGCCGCCGGGCGTCTTCAACGTCGTTCCCGGCGACGGCCCCACACTGGCACGCGTCATCTTTGACGATCCACGCGTAAAGCTGGTGACCTTCACGGGTTCCACCGCCGTGGGGCGCATCATTGCCACGGAGTGCGCCAAGCGCGGCAAACGCGTCGTTCTGGAAATGGGCGGCAAGAGCCCGGTCATCGTCCTGAAAGACGCCGACCTCGACTATGCCGTCAATACCGCGTGTTTCGGCATTTTCATCCACCAGGGCCAGATCTGCATGGCCGGCTCGCGCATCATCGTTGAAGCGCCGATTTATGAAGAGTTTTTGAAGCGCTTTGCCGCCAAAGCGCAGACCATGAAGGTTGGCGACCCGCGCGACCCGCATACGGTGATCGGGCCGCTTATCCGTTCTGCGCAATGCCCGATGATTGACGGCAAAGTGAAAGCGGCGGTCGCCGCAGGCGCGCGGCTGCTCACCGGGGGACGTTACGAGGGCAATTTCTATCATCCGACGGTGCTCGCGGATGTGACCCCGGAGATGGCGGCGTTCCGCGACGAACTGTTCGGTCCGGTGGCGGCGGTGAGCAAGGCGAAGGATGCCGATCACGCGCTGGCCCTGGCCAATACCTCGGTCTACGGGCTCTCTTCCGCCGTGCTGACGAATGATTTGCAACTGGCCATGCGCTTCGCTCTGGAGCTGGAAGCGGGCATGGTGCATCTCAACGGCCCCACGATCCACGACGAGGCCACCGTTCCATTTGGTGGCGTAAAGGATTCGGGCAGCGGCCGGGAAGGGGGCCGCTGGTCGATCGATGAAATGACCGAGGTAAAGTGGGTAACGATCCAGATGGGCCGCCACCCGTACCCGTTCTGA
- a CDS encoding methionine synthase: MSAQYRADHIGSFLRPAEILEARRSASTSAEQLRSIEDRHIQRVLAKQKELGFEIFTDGELRRRNFMSDFTDAVEGFDLGDAISRTWKAGESKDAPVSSVTGIVTAKLRQVRPLTGHELPFLKAHSPGAIKMTLPSATQFPAISFKRGITEKVYKDHAALLWDIVEIMKADLGKLSADGVSYIQIDAPRYSYYMDPKWREWIRKEMNADPDALLDEAIRADNACFAAARGPGVTLAIHLCRGNNRSHWYAEGGYDAVAEKLFGTLEVDRFLLEYDDERSGTFEPLRFVPRGKTVVLGLVSSKLARLESSDELVQRIHEAARYVPLENLALSPQCGFASTMEGNLLTEDEQWAKMRLVAETARRVWR, from the coding sequence ATGTCAGCACAGTACCGAGCCGATCATATTGGGAGCTTTCTGAGGCCAGCCGAGATTTTGGAGGCGCGGCGTTCTGCGTCGACCAGTGCCGAGCAGTTGCGGAGCATCGAGGACCGGCACATCCAGCGCGTTCTGGCCAAGCAGAAGGAGCTGGGATTCGAGATTTTCACGGACGGAGAGCTGCGCCGGCGCAACTTCATGAGTGATTTCACCGACGCGGTCGAGGGATTCGACCTGGGCGACGCCATCTCGCGCACCTGGAAGGCCGGGGAGTCGAAGGACGCCCCCGTGAGCAGCGTGACCGGGATCGTGACCGCGAAGCTGCGCCAGGTGCGCCCCCTGACGGGACATGAGCTGCCGTTCCTCAAAGCGCACAGCCCTGGCGCCATTAAGATGACGCTGCCGAGCGCCACGCAGTTTCCGGCGATCTCCTTCAAACGAGGAATCACGGAAAAGGTCTACAAGGACCATGCCGCGCTGCTGTGGGACATCGTGGAGATCATGAAGGCGGACCTCGGGAAGCTATCCGCGGATGGCGTGAGCTACATCCAGATCGACGCACCGCGCTACAGCTACTACATGGACCCCAAGTGGCGCGAGTGGATCCGCAAGGAGATGAATGCCGATCCGGATGCGCTGCTGGATGAAGCCATCCGTGCGGACAACGCCTGCTTCGCAGCGGCGCGGGGGCCGGGCGTGACCCTGGCCATCCACCTGTGCCGGGGCAACAATCGCAGCCATTGGTACGCGGAGGGCGGCTACGACGCGGTGGCCGAGAAGTTGTTCGGGACGCTGGAGGTGGACCGCTTCCTGCTGGAGTACGACGACGAGCGCTCCGGGACCTTCGAGCCGCTGCGTTTTGTGCCGCGGGGTAAGACGGTGGTTCTGGGGCTGGTGAGCTCGAAGCTGGCCAGGCTGGAAAGCAGCGACGAGCTCGTACAGCGCATACACGAGGCCGCGCGCTACGTGCCGCTCGAGAATCTCGCGCTGAGCCCGCAGTGCGGCTTCGCGTCCACCATGGAAGGGAATCTCCTTACCGAGGACGAGCAGTGGGCCAAGATGCGGCTCGTGGCGGAGACCGCCCGCCGCGTCTGGCGCTGA
- a CDS encoding IclR family transcriptional regulator translates to MGQNGPEMRVTEIASGLRLNKTTVYRLLSAMEKFDLIERDPESERYRLGLKLHELGTKAAQARTLQSEARRYLMELARTSKEAVSLAVPGAGGIVCVDRYDSAHTMISVRTPVGAQFPAHCTAAGKAVLAYLSEEEVEAILSNNGLPRYTPHTLTQVDDLKNDLRRVRQRGYALDEQELERGLNGVAAPVFLRDACVLGAVGLAGPTQRFQGTEQVEKIEMVRETARKIARSLGDRTTWFET, encoded by the coding sequence GCTGAACAAGACCACCGTGTATCGCCTCCTGAGCGCCATGGAGAAATTCGATCTGATCGAGCGGGATCCGGAGAGCGAGCGCTATCGGCTGGGGTTGAAGCTGCATGAACTGGGTACGAAGGCGGCGCAGGCCAGGACGCTGCAGAGCGAAGCGCGGCGCTACCTGATGGAACTGGCGCGCACTTCGAAGGAGGCGGTGAGCCTGGCGGTGCCGGGAGCGGGGGGAATCGTCTGCGTCGACCGTTATGACTCCGCGCACACGATGATCAGCGTACGCACGCCGGTGGGGGCTCAGTTTCCAGCGCATTGCACGGCGGCGGGCAAGGCCGTCCTCGCCTATCTCAGCGAAGAGGAGGTGGAAGCCATTCTGTCCAACAATGGATTGCCGCGTTATACGCCGCACACGCTGACCCAGGTCGACGACCTGAAAAATGATCTGCGCCGCGTTCGTCAGAGGGGATACGCGCTGGACGAGCAGGAGTTGGAGCGCGGGTTGAACGGTGTCGCGGCGCCGGTGTTTCTCCGCGACGCCTGTGTGCTTGGCGCGGTTGGATTGGCCGGGCCGACGCAGAGGTTTCAGGGAACTGAACAGGTAGAGAAGATCGAGATGGTGCGAGAGACGGCACGGAAAATTGCCAGGAGCCTGGGCGATCGGACGACGTGGTTCGAGACCTGA